A genomic segment from Aegilops tauschii subsp. strangulata cultivar AL8/78 chromosome 1, Aet v6.0, whole genome shotgun sequence encodes:
- the LOC109755060 gene encoding tubulin beta-1 chain, whose amino-acid sequence MREILHIQGGQCGNQIGSKFWEVVCDEHGIDPTGRYVGTSDLQLERVNVYYNEASCGRFVPRAVLMDLEPGTMDSVRTGPYGQIFRPDNFVFGQSGAGNNWAKGHYTEGAELIDSVLDVVRKEAENCDCLQGFQVCHSLGGGTGSGMGTLLISKIREEYPDRMMLTFSVFPSPKVSDTVVEPYNATLSVHQLVENADECMVLDNEALYDICFRTLKLTTPSFGDLNHLISATMSGVTCCLRFPGQLNSDLRKLAVNLIPFPRLHFFMVGFAPLTSRGSQMYRSLTVPELTQQMWDSKNMMCAADPRHGRYLTASAMFRGKMSTKEVDEQMINVQNKNSSYFVEWIPNNVKSSVCDIPPRGLSMASTFIGNSTSIQEMFRRVSEQFTAMFRRKAFLHWYTGEGMDEMEFTEAESNMNDLVSEYQQYQDATADEEGEYEEEEELEQE is encoded by the exons ATGAGGGAGATCCTGCACATCCAGGGCGGGCAGTGCGGGAACCAGATCGGGTCCAAGTTCTGGGAGGTGGTGTGCGACGAGCACGGCATCGACCCCACGGGGAGGTACGTCGGCACCTCCGACCTGCAGCTGGAGCGCGTCAACGTCTACTACAACGAGGCCTCGTGCGGCCGCTTCGTGCCGCGCGCCGTGCTCATGGATCTCGAGCCCGGCACCATGGACTCCGTGCGCACGGGGCCCTACGGCCAGATCTTCCGCCCCGACAACTTCGTCTTCGGCCAGTCCGGCGCCGGCAACAACTGGGCCAAGGGTCACTACACCGAGGGCGCGGAGCTCATCGACTCCGTCCTCGACGTCGTCCGCAAGGAGGCCGAGAACTGCGACTGCCTCCAAG GCTTCCAGGTGTGCCACTCCCTCGGCGGGGGCACCGGTTCCGGCATGGGCACGCTGCTGATTTCCAAGATCAGGGAGGAGTACCCGGACCGGATGATGCTCACCTTCTCCGTGTTCCCATCCCCCAAGGTGTCTGACACCGTGGTCGAGCCCTACAACGCCACCCTCTCGGTTCACCAGCTGGTGGAGAACGCCGACGAGTGCATGGTGCTGGACAACGAGGCGCTCTACGACATCTGCTTCCGCACCCTCAAGCTGACCACACCTAGCT TTGGTGACCTGAACCACTTGATCAGTGCCACCATGAGCGGTGTCACCTGCTGCCTTCGCTTCCCAGGACAGCTGAACTCAGACCTCCGCAAGCTCGCCGTCAACCTGATCCCCTTCCCGCGCCTCCACTTCTTCATGGTGGGCTTTGCGCCGCTCACATCTCGTGGGTCACAGATGTACCGCTCCCTCACTGTCCCTGAGCTCACACAGCAGATGTGGGACTCGAAGAACATGATGTGTGCTGCTGACCCGCGCCATGGCCGCTACCTCACAGCCTCGGCCATGTTCCGTGGCAAGATGAGCACCAAGGAGGTTGACGAGCAGATGATCAACGTGCAGAACAAGAACTCCTCCTACTTCGTGGAGTGGATCCCGAACAACGTCAAGTCAAGCGTGTGTGACATCCCACCACGCGGCCTCTCCATGGCGTCCACCTTCATTGGCAACTCCACCTCCATCCAGGAGATGTTCAGGCGTGTGAGCGAGCAGTTCACGGCCATGTTCAGGAGGAAGGCTTTCTTGCATTGGTACACTGGCGAGGGGATGGACGAGATGGAGTTCACTGAGGCCGAGAGCAACATGAACGACCTTGTCTCCGAGTACCAGCAGTACCAGGACGCCACTGCCGACGAGGAGGGCGAGTACGAGGAAGAGGAAGAGCTGGAGCAGGAGTAA
- the LOC109755070 gene encoding isopentenyl-diphosphate Delta-isomerase I, protein MAASAARSLALFSSASLGLGRASSRLALSSSRSHSGLLPRPALAFRGRASFAATAVVMGKAGAVGAEADAGMDAVQRRLMFDDECILVDEQDNVIGHESKYNCHLMEKIESGHALHRAFSVFLFNSKYELLLQQRSTTKVTFPLVWTNTCCSHPLHRESELIEENCQGVRNAAQRKLFDELGIQAEDLPVDQFIPLGKMLYKAPSDGKWGEHELDYLLFMVRDVKLNPNPEEVSDVKYVNRDELKRLIKKADDGEGGIKLSPWFRLVVDNFLMGWWDHVEQGTLKEAADMKTIHKL, encoded by the exons ATGGCGGCCTCGGCGGCGCGCTCCCTCGCGCTCTTCTCCTCCGCCTCGCTCGGCCTCGGGCGCGCCTCGTCCCGCCTCGCGCTCTCCTCCTCCCGTTCCCACTCGGGGCTTCTCCCCAGGCCGGCGCTCGCCTTCCGCGGGCGCGCCTCGTTCGCCGCCACGGCCGTCGTGATGGGGAAGGCCGGCGCCGTCGGCGCCGAGGCGGACGCGGGGATGGACGCCGTCCAGCGCCGGCTCATGTTCGACGACGA GTGCATATTAGTCGATGAACAGGACAATGTCATCGGCCACGAGTCTAAGTATAACT GCCATCTCATGGAAAAGATAGAATCAGGGCATGCCCTTCACAGAGCATTCAGTGTTTTTCTTTTCAACTCCAAATATGAGTTGTTACTTCAG CAACGGTCTACGACAAAAGTGACATTTCCACTTGTCTGGACAAACACTTGCTGTAGCCACCCTTTACACCGTGAATCTGAGCTCATTGAGGAGAACTGCCAAG GGGTCAGAAATGCAGCACAGAGGAAACTATTTGACGAACTGGGAATACAGGCTGAAGATTTACCAGTTGACCAATTCATCCCACTCGGGAAGATGCTTTACAAGGCTCCATCTGATGGAAAATGGGGCGAACACGAGC TGGACTACCTCCTGTTCATGGTTCGCGACGTGAAGCTCAACCCAAACCCCGAAGAAGTGTCCGACGTCAAGTACGTGAACCGTGACGAGCTGAAGCGGCTGATTAAGAAAGCAGATGATGGGGAAGGTGGCATCAAGCTGTCCCCTTGGTTCAGGCTGGTGGTGGACAACTTCCTGATGGGTTGGTGGGATCATGTTGAGCAAGGTACTCTGAAGGAGGCTGCCGACATGAAAACCATTCATAAGTTGTAG